In a single window of the Stigmatopora nigra isolate UIUO_SnigA chromosome 7, RoL_Snig_1.1, whole genome shotgun sequence genome:
- the irx2a gene encoding iroquois-class homeodomain protein IRX-2a, protein MSYPQGYLYQPPGSLALYSCPAYGASALAAPRNEDLARSTSGSAFSPYPGSAAFSASASAGFSSPLSYSTDPATGFPQYMSSPYDAHTTGMAGPLSYHPYGSPGYPYQLNDPAYRKNATRDATATLKAWLQEHRKNPYPTKGEKIMLAIITKMTLTQVSTWFANARRRLKKENKMTWAPRNKSEDEDEEDGDGERKDLERSEKNLDNSEASAEDEGISLHVDTLTDHSCSADSDVEKAVCRVGDLGSEQARDKCEDDVEEQNHASRFQLPSKSPTTSPLMGVEAPAFTHQHQRLHHFQQLQREDLARSLGMSNSINANKSCLESTVSTGISPNPKPKLWSLAEIATSDSKQQVGQTNCPSSSSSSGILLTPPTPSSASPSATSPNIYTPPSLIGRPIYYTSPFYSNYTNYGNFSPLPGQSILRYSSSSGVSLAAAAAAAAAAAAAAAAANEGLGLNHSPEAGLHPKQIRSESPQLKMNSNQSLVGGEQHQKHHFRPLNLDLKKGT, encoded by the exons ATGTCCTATCCTCAGGGTTACCTTTACCAGCCTCCGGGCTCTTTGGCTCTTTATTCCTGTCCGGCTTATGGGGCCTCGGCGTTGGCTGCTCCACGGAATGAAGATTTGGCGAGATCGACCTCCGGCTCGGCTTTCAGCCCGTATCCCGGATCGGCTGCTTTCTCTGCCTCGGCCAGCGCAGGTTTCTCCAGTCCGCTGTCTTATTCTACGGACCCCGCAACAGGATTTCCACAATATATG AGCTCTCCATATGACGCGCACACGACAGGCATGGCTGGGCCGTTAAGTTATCACCCCTACGGGAGTCCAGGGTACCCCTATCAGCTCAACGACCCGGCTTACCGCAAAAATGCCACTCGGGACGCCACAGCCACCCTGAAGGCTTGGCTACAAGAACATAGAAAGAACCCCTACCCGACCAAAGGGGAAAAGATCATGTTGGCCATCATCACAAAGATGACCCTGACTCAAGTCTCTACCTGGTTCGCCAACGCCAGGAGGAGACTAAAGAAGGAGAATAAGATGACATGGGCGCCCAGGAATAAgagtgaggatgaggatgaggaggatgggGACGGCGAGAGGAAGGATCTGGAGCGATCGGAAAAAAACCTGGACAACAGCGAGGCTTCGGCTGAGGACGAAG GTATTAGTTTGCACGTGGACACGCTCACGGACCACTCGTGTTCCGCTGACTCAGACGTGGAGAAAGCAGTATGCCGGGTGGGAGATTTGGGCTCCGAGCAAGCCCGGGACAAATGTGAAGATGACGTGGAGGAGCAGAACCACGCCTCTCGCTTCCAACTCCCCTCCAAATCGCCCACGACATCGCCTCTGATGGGAGTCGAAGCGCCGGCTTTCACTCATCAGCACCAGCGCCTTCATCACTTCCAACAACTCCAACGCGAGGATTTAGCTCGGAGCCTTGGCATGAGCAACAGTATCAATGCCAATAAATCTTGCCTTGAAAGCACAGTGTCCACAGGAATTTCTCCGAACCCCAAACCTAAATTGTGGTCACTAGCGGAGATTGCTACCTCAGACTCAAAGCAGCAAGTGGGGCAAACGAACtgcccctcctcctcttcctccagtGGGATTCTTCTCACTCCCCCGACTCCCTCTTCAGCCTCCCCGTCTGCGACTTCGCCCAATATCTACACACCCCCCTCCCTCATCGGAAGACCAATTTATTACACGTCACCCTTTTATAGCAATTACACTAACTATGGTAACTTTAGCCCGCTTCCAGGCCAGAGCATCCTGCGCTACTCTAGCTCATCGGGGGTAAGTCTGGCTGCGGCAGCGGCTGCCGCGGCAGCCGCGGCCGCTGCCGCAGCAGCAGCCAACGAGGGTCTCGGCCTGAATCATTCCCCCGAGGCCGGCCTGCATCCTAAACAAATCAGGTCCGAATCCCCACAGCTCAAAATGAACTCAAACCAGTCTCTTGTTGGTGGTGAGCAAcatcaaaaacatcattttagaCCCTTAAATCTCGATTTAAAGAAAGGAACGTAG